A single region of the Ptychodera flava strain L36383 chromosome 9, AS_Pfla_20210202, whole genome shotgun sequence genome encodes:
- the LOC139140236 gene encoding histone H2B, gonadal-like, with translation MAPKTSGKAAKKAGKAKAARSGDKKRKRKRKESYGIYIYKVLKQVHPDTGVSSKAMSIMNSFVNDIFERIAAEASRLAHYNKRSTITSREIQTAVRLLLPGELAKHAVSEGTKAVTKYTSSK, from the coding sequence ATGGCTCCCAAGACAAGTGGTAAAGCTGCCAAGAAGGCCGGCAAGGCCAAAGCCGCACGTAGTGGCGACAAGAAGAGGAAGAGGAAAAGGAAGGAAAGCTATGGTATCTACATCTACAAGGTACTGAAACAGGTCCACCCCGACACTGGTGTCTCCTCCAAAGCCATGTCAATCATGAACAGCTTTGTCAACGACATCTTCGAGCGTATCGCCGCTGAAGCTTCCCGCCTGGCCCACTACAACAAGCGTTCCACCATCACCAGCAGAGAGATCCAGACCGCTGTCCGTCTCTTGCTGCCCGGTGAGCTTGCCAAGCACGCCGTCAGTGAAGGCACCAAAGCCGTCACCAAATACACCAGCTCCAAGTAA
- the LOC139139611 gene encoding histone H2B, gonadal-like, whose translation MAPKTSGKAAKKAGKAKAARSGDKKRKRKRKESYGIYIYKVLKQVHPDTGVSSKAMSIMNSFVNDIFERIAAEASRLAHYNKRSTITSREIQTAVRLLLPGELAKHAVSEGTKAVTKYTSSK comes from the coding sequence ATGGCTCCCAAGACAAGTGGTAAAGCTGCCAAGAAGGCCGGCAAGGCCAAAGCCGCACGTAGTGGCGACAAGAAGAGGAAGAGGAAAAGGAAGGAAAGCTATGGTATCTACATCTACAAGGTACTGAAACAGGTCCACCCCGACACTGGTGTCTCCTCCAAAGCCATGTCAATCATGAACAGCTTTGTCAACGACATCTTCGAGCGTATCGCCGCCGAAGCTTCCCGCctggcccactacaataagcGTTCCACCATCACCAGCAGAGAGATTCAGACTGCTGTCCGTCTCTTGCTGCCCGGTGAGCTTGCCAAGCACGCCGTCAGTGAAGGCACCAAAGCCGTCACCAAATACACCAGCTCCAAGTAA
- the LOC139139612 gene encoding late histone H2A.3, gonadal-like — MSGRGKGGKTKGKAKSRSSRAGLQFPVGRVHRFLRKGNYAQRVGAGAPVYLAAVLEYLAAEILELAGNAARDNKKTRIIPRHLQLAVRNDEELNKLLGGVTIAQGGVLPNIQAVLLPKKTQAKSK; from the coding sequence ATGTCTGGACGTGGTAAAGGAGGCAAAACTAAGGGTAAGGCCAAGAGCCGATCCAGCCGTGCTGGTCTGCAGTTCCCCGTTGGTCGTGTACACCGTTTCCTGCGCAAGGGCAACTACGCCCAGCGTGTCGGTGCTGGTGCTCCAGTCTACTTGGCTGCAGTCCTCGAGTACTTGGCCGCCGAAATCCTCGAGTTGGCAGGCAACGCTGCCCGTGACAACAAGAAGACCAGAATCATCCCCCGTCACTTGCAGTTGGCTGTCCGTAACGACGAGGAATTGAACAAACTCCTCGGTGGTGTCACCATCGCCCAGGGTggtgtattgccaaacatccaGGCAGTACTCTTGCCCAAGAAGACCCAAGCCAAATCCAAGTAA
- the LOC139139613 gene encoding histone H4, which translates to MSGRGKGGKGLGKGGAKRHRKVLRDNIQGITKPAIRRLARRGGVKRISGLIYEETRGVLKVFLENVIRDAVTYTEHAKRKTVTAMDVVYALKRQGRTLYGFGG; encoded by the coding sequence ATGTCTGGTCGTGGTAAAGGAGGCAAAGGTCTGGGAAAAGGAGGCGCCAAGCGTCATCGTAAGGTGTTGCGTGATAACATCCAGGGTATCACCAAGCCAGCTATCCGTCGTCTGGCCCGTCGTGGTGGTGTCAAGCGTATCTCTGGTCTCATCTACGAAGAAACCCGTGGTGTACTCAAGGTCTTCTTGGAGAACGTCATCCGTGATGCCGTCACCTACACCGAGCACGCCAAGAGAAAGACCGTCACCGCCATGGATGTCGTCTACGCTCTGAAACGCCAGGGCCGTACTCTGTACGGTTTCGGCGGTTAG